One Mycobacterium kubicae genomic window carries:
- a CDS encoding ATP-dependent DNA ligase — MASAAQQRVKLTNADKVLYPATGTTKQDIFDYYTSIAEVMVPHIAGRAATRKRWPNGVDGLSFFEKQLASSAPDWLPRASVTHKSGTTTYPIIDSEAGLAWIAQQAALEVHVPQWRFVAEWTRKGAEELKPGPATRLVFDLDPGEGVTMAQLCQVAHAVRDLITDIGLTTYPLTSGSKGLHLYTPLEEPVSSAGATVLAKRVAQQLEKAMPKLVTSTMTKSLRAGKIFLDWSQNNGAKTTIAPYSLRGREHPTVAAPRTWEELEDPELRHLRYDEVLERVARDGDLLAALDVDAPVPDRLTTYRSMRDASKTPEPVPGTKPAVGQNNTFVIQEHHARRLHYDFRLERDGVLVSWAVPKNLPESTSVNHLAVHTEDHPLEYASFEGNIPKGEYGAGKVIIWDAGTYEAEKFLDDEVIVTLHGNRISGRYALIQTKGNQWLAHRMKDQKVFEFDSLAPMFASHGSVAGLKSGQWAFEGKWDGYRLLVDADHGSLRLRSRSGRDVTSEYPQLRALAADLADHHVVLDGEVVALDESGVPNFHQMQNRVRATRIEFWAFDVLYLDGRSLLRAKYQDRRRLLETLASGVDLIVPDLLPGDGAQALEYSGRQGWEGVVAKKRDSSYQPGRRSASWIKDKHWNTQEVVICGWRAGEGGRTSGIGSLVLGIPGPDGMRFAGRVGTGFSERDLAELKKTLAPLQTNQSPFRTRLPTRDAKGVTFVEPVLVGEVRYSEWTPDDRLRQPSWRGLRPDKDPSEVVRE; from the coding sequence ATGGCCTCGGCGGCGCAGCAGCGGGTGAAGCTCACCAACGCCGATAAGGTGCTGTATCCGGCCACCGGCACGACGAAGCAAGACATCTTCGACTACTACACCAGCATCGCCGAGGTGATGGTGCCCCACATCGCGGGGCGGGCGGCAACCCGCAAGCGTTGGCCCAACGGCGTCGATGGACTGTCGTTCTTCGAGAAGCAACTGGCGTCCTCGGCGCCGGATTGGCTGCCGCGCGCCAGCGTCACGCACAAATCCGGCACCACGACCTACCCGATCATCGACAGTGAAGCGGGCCTCGCATGGATCGCGCAGCAGGCCGCACTCGAGGTGCACGTGCCGCAGTGGCGATTCGTCGCTGAGTGGACGCGCAAGGGCGCCGAGGAGCTCAAGCCCGGTCCCGCAACGCGTTTGGTGTTCGACTTGGATCCCGGCGAAGGCGTGACGATGGCGCAGCTGTGCCAGGTGGCACACGCGGTCCGAGACCTGATCACCGACATCGGCTTGACCACCTATCCGCTGACCAGCGGTAGCAAGGGGTTGCATCTCTACACTCCCCTGGAGGAGCCGGTGAGCAGTGCCGGTGCCACGGTGTTGGCCAAACGCGTTGCGCAGCAACTGGAAAAGGCGATGCCCAAACTGGTCACGTCGACCATGACAAAGAGCCTGCGGGCGGGCAAGATCTTCCTCGACTGGAGCCAGAACAACGGCGCCAAGACCACGATCGCACCCTACTCGCTGCGGGGGCGGGAGCATCCGACGGTGGCGGCGCCGCGCACCTGGGAAGAACTGGAAGACCCTGAGCTGCGCCACCTGCGCTACGACGAGGTGCTGGAACGGGTGGCCCGCGACGGTGACCTGCTGGCTGCGCTGGACGTCGATGCGCCCGTGCCCGACCGGCTGACCACCTACCGCAGCATGCGCGATGCGTCCAAGACGCCCGAACCGGTACCAGGCACGAAACCCGCTGTCGGACAGAACAACACCTTCGTCATACAGGAACACCATGCCCGGCGGCTGCATTACGACTTCCGGCTGGAGCGCGACGGGGTGCTGGTCTCCTGGGCGGTGCCGAAGAACCTGCCGGAGAGCACCTCGGTCAACCACCTTGCGGTGCACACCGAGGACCATCCCCTGGAATACGCCTCGTTCGAAGGCAACATCCCCAAGGGAGAATACGGCGCGGGCAAGGTGATCATCTGGGACGCCGGCACGTACGAGGCGGAGAAGTTCCTCGACGACGAGGTCATCGTGACGCTGCACGGCAATCGCATCTCGGGGCGCTACGCGCTGATTCAAACCAAGGGCAATCAGTGGCTGGCCCACCGCATGAAAGACCAGAAGGTCTTCGAATTCGACTCGCTGGCACCGATGTTCGCCTCCCACGGTTCGGTGGCCGGGCTCAAGTCGGGTCAATGGGCCTTCGAAGGCAAGTGGGACGGGTACCGGCTTCTGGTGGACGCCGATCACGGCAGCCTCCGGCTGCGCTCTCGCAGCGGCCGTGACGTCACCTCCGAGTATCCCCAATTAAGGGCTTTGGCAGCCGATCTCGCCGATCACCATGTGGTGCTCGACGGTGAGGTCGTCGCACTCGACGAATCCGGCGTGCCGAACTTTCACCAAATGCAGAACCGGGTTCGCGCCACGCGCATCGAATTCTGGGCATTCGACGTGCTGTATCTGGACGGTCGCTCGCTGTTACGGGCGAAGTATCAGGACCGGCGGCGATTGCTCGAGACCCTGGCCAGTGGTGTCGACCTCATTGTGCCCGACCTGCTGCCCGGCGACGGCGCCCAAGCGCTGGAGTATTCGGGCCGGCAAGGATGGGAAGGCGTCGTGGCCAAGAAGCGTGACTCCAGCTATCAGCCCGGCCGGCGCTCGGCGTCGTGGATCAAGGACAAGCATTGGAACACCCAAGAAGTCGTCATCTGCGGCTGGCGAGCCGGTGAAGGCGGCCGAACCAGCGGGATAGGGTCGCTGGTGCTCGGGATACCAGGTCCGGACGGCATGCGATTCGCCGGTCGCGTAGGCACCGGCTTCAGCGAACGGGACCTGGCCGAGCTCAAGAAAACACTCGCTCCGTTGCAAACCAACCAATCTCCGTTCCGCACCAGGCTTCCCACCCGCGACGCCAAGGGCGTCACCTTCGTCGAGCCGGTTCTGGTGGGGGAGGTGCGCTACAGCGAGTGGACACCCGATGACCGGCTGCGGCAGCCGAGTTGGCGGGGGCTGCGGCCGGACAAGGACCCCAGTGAGGTGGTGCGGGAATGA
- a CDS encoding carbohydrate kinase family protein — translation MARGLVVGEALIDIVEGPTTAEHIGGSPLNVAVGLSRLGRDVDFLTRIGADAHGRRIRDFVEASGARLIAGSDVPARTATAVATIDANGKASYAFDVDWQLSGIPPVPPPILAHTGSIAAVLEPGCLAVAALLDAYRVSATITFDPNVRPDVIVDPDLARERIDHLVERSDIVKASDEDLRWLNPERDAEHTARTWLASGPAIVVLTLGERGSVAFCAAGEVRVPARPVSVVDTVGAGDAFLVGLLDALWAQGVLGGDRRARLRRIGLDALRAALDTATLAAALTVQRAGADLPDRAALDAARSR, via the coding sequence ATGGCGCGTGGGCTGGTGGTCGGTGAAGCCCTGATCGACATCGTCGAAGGGCCAACGACCGCCGAGCACATCGGCGGCAGCCCGCTCAATGTCGCCGTCGGGTTGAGCCGGCTGGGCCGCGATGTCGACTTCTTGACCCGCATCGGCGCCGACGCCCATGGCCGGCGCATCCGCGACTTCGTCGAAGCGTCGGGCGCGCGGCTCATAGCCGGATCTGACGTGCCCGCCCGCACCGCGACCGCGGTGGCGACCATCGATGCGAACGGCAAGGCCAGCTACGCGTTCGACGTGGACTGGCAGCTGTCGGGCATCCCGCCGGTGCCGCCGCCGATTCTCGCGCACACCGGATCAATCGCGGCCGTGCTCGAGCCCGGGTGTCTGGCGGTCGCCGCCCTGCTCGACGCCTACCGGGTATCGGCCACGATCACCTTCGACCCCAATGTGCGTCCCGACGTGATCGTCGACCCCGACCTGGCCCGAGAACGCATCGATCACCTCGTCGAGCGCAGCGACATCGTCAAAGCCAGCGACGAGGACCTGCGCTGGCTCAACCCCGAGCGCGACGCGGAGCACACCGCCCGCACCTGGCTGGCCTCCGGGCCGGCAATCGTGGTGCTGACGTTGGGTGAACGCGGCTCGGTGGCCTTCTGCGCCGCCGGCGAAGTCCGCGTGCCGGCCAGGCCGGTATCGGTGGTGGACACCGTCGGCGCCGGAGACGCTTTCCTGGTCGGTTTGCTCGACGCACTCTGGGCTCAGGGCGTGCTGGGCGGCGACCGCCGCGCCCGGTTGCGCCGTATCGGCCTCGACGCGCTGAGAGCCGCGCTGGACACCGCGACGCTGGCCGCGGCGCTCACCGTGCAGCGCGCCGGCGCCGACTTGCCCGACCGGGCGGCGCTGGACGCGGCCCGGTCCCGCTGA
- a CDS encoding CsbD family protein — protein MAGADKARNKFQKVGGMAKEAMGRATRNRRLEMEGRNDQRRADFKDAGEKLKDAFRPRTSRRRTVR, from the coding sequence ATGGCTGGTGCGGACAAGGCGAGGAACAAGTTTCAGAAGGTCGGCGGCATGGCCAAGGAGGCCATGGGCCGCGCCACCCGAAATCGCCGTCTGGAAATGGAAGGCCGAAACGACCAGCGGCGAGCCGATTTCAAGGACGCCGGCGAAAAGCTCAAGGACGCGTTCCGGCCGAGGACTTCGCGGCGCCGCACGGTCCGGTGA
- a CDS encoding IS110 family transposase, with protein MSFNGTSVGLDVHALSVVAHAVDEQTGRVERARLCPDHGEILDWLHRLRGPVRVAYEAGPTGFGLARALADAQIDCVVAAPSKLIRPAGDRVKTDARDAAHLTRLLRLDEITAVTVPDVEVEAVRDLVRAREDARADLMRVRHRLSKLLLRQGRVYSGGQAWTGVHETWLRRQRFDDVHTAAAFDHHFDAVLTATAARNRLDEQIVMVAASPRWADPVNRLGCLRGISALTGLALAVEIGDWTRFTGASIGAYVGLVPTEYSSGTSRVQGSITKAGNAHVRRLLIESAWHHRAGYRTPGPTMRARWAKVDPALKDRGHAGNRRLHQQWCRFNERKKPHVVANVAVARQLAGWCWSLATLT; from the coding sequence GTGAGTTTCAACGGTACGAGTGTCGGGTTGGACGTGCACGCGCTTTCGGTGGTTGCTCATGCCGTCGATGAACAGACGGGTCGAGTCGAACGGGCGCGGTTGTGTCCTGATCACGGTGAGATCTTGGATTGGTTGCACCGGTTGCGAGGCCCGGTGCGAGTGGCCTATGAGGCCGGGCCAACGGGGTTTGGTCTGGCACGAGCTCTAGCGGATGCCCAGATCGACTGCGTGGTCGCCGCGCCATCGAAGCTGATCCGCCCGGCCGGGGATCGGGTCAAGACCGATGCTCGTGATGCTGCGCATCTGACCAGGTTGCTGCGGTTGGATGAGATCACTGCGGTTACGGTGCCCGACGTTGAGGTCGAGGCGGTGCGAGATTTGGTTCGTGCTCGCGAGGACGCCCGTGCGGATCTGATGCGTGTTCGGCACCGGTTGTCGAAGCTGTTGCTGCGCCAAGGCCGGGTCTACTCAGGTGGTCAGGCCTGGACCGGAGTGCACGAAACGTGGCTTAGGCGCCAACGATTCGACGATGTCCACACCGCGGCGGCGTTTGATCATCACTTTGACGCGGTGCTCACCGCTACCGCGGCCAGGAACCGTCTCGACGAGCAGATCGTCATGGTCGCGGCCTCACCGCGCTGGGCCGATCCGGTCAACCGGCTGGGCTGCCTACGCGGGATCTCGGCGTTGACTGGTCTGGCCTTAGCCGTAGAAATCGGGGACTGGACCCGATTCACCGGTGCCTCGATCGGCGCCTACGTCGGTCTGGTGCCCACCGAGTACTCCTCGGGGACTTCACGGGTCCAGGGTTCGATCACCAAGGCTGGCAACGCCCACGTCCGCAGACTGCTGATCGAATCGGCCTGGCACCACCGCGCCGGCTACCGCACCCCCGGTCCGACGATGCGGGCCCGATGGGCCAAGGTCGACCCAGCGCTCAAGGACCGCGGGCACGCCGGAAACCGCCGTTTACATCAGCAGTGGTGCCGGTTCAATGAGCGCAAGAAGCCCCACGTCGTGGCCAACGTCGCGGTCGCTCGTCAACTGGCCGGTTGGTGTTGGTCGCTGGCCACGCTGACATAA
- the pstS gene encoding phosphate ABC transporter substrate-binding protein PstS, which translates to MKFTGSNVALSLLFVCAMVLTACGGNSNTTASSTSSSPVVPVNCGGKKKILAAGSTAQKNAMEQFVYAYIHACPGHTLDYNANGSGAGMKSFLGNQTDLAGSDSPMDAAKGEPERAQERCGSPAWDIPVVFGPIAVTYNINGVTSLSLDGPTAAKIFNGAITKWDDPAIKALNSGTNLPPTPIHVVFRGDQSGTTDNFQKYLESASNGAWGKGVGQTFNGGVGEGATGNDGTSQAMKRTDGSITYNEWSFAVGHQLNMAQIITSAGPQPVSITAESVGKTIAGAAFKGDGNDLVVDTSTFYRPTQAGAYPIVLVTYEIVCSKYPDSPTGQAVKAFMQATIGDGQIGLDEYGYIPLPSSFRGKLLPVVNAIA; encoded by the coding sequence GTGAAGTTCACTGGATCAAATGTCGCGTTGAGCCTGTTATTCGTGTGCGCAATGGTGTTGACGGCCTGCGGAGGCAATTCCAATACGACGGCATCGTCGACCTCCAGTAGCCCGGTGGTCCCGGTGAACTGCGGGGGTAAGAAGAAGATTCTGGCCGCAGGCTCGACGGCTCAGAAGAACGCGATGGAACAGTTCGTCTACGCCTACATCCATGCTTGCCCAGGCCACACTCTGGACTACAACGCCAACGGTTCGGGCGCGGGCATGAAGTCGTTCCTGGGCAATCAGACCGACCTCGCGGGTTCGGACTCGCCGATGGACGCAGCAAAAGGTGAGCCGGAGCGGGCGCAGGAGCGCTGCGGGTCACCGGCGTGGGACATCCCCGTCGTCTTCGGCCCGATCGCAGTCACCTACAACATCAACGGGGTGACCTCGCTCAGCCTGGATGGTCCCACGGCCGCGAAGATCTTCAACGGCGCCATCACCAAATGGGACGATCCGGCCATCAAGGCGCTCAACTCGGGCACCAACCTGCCGCCCACCCCGATTCACGTCGTGTTCCGCGGTGATCAGTCCGGCACCACGGACAACTTCCAGAAGTACCTGGAATCGGCGTCCAACGGTGCGTGGGGCAAAGGCGTGGGCCAAACGTTCAACGGTGGCGTCGGCGAGGGCGCCACCGGCAACGACGGCACCTCCCAAGCCATGAAGCGAACCGACGGATCGATTACCTACAACGAATGGTCCTTTGCCGTCGGTCACCAATTGAACATGGCACAAATAATTACCTCGGCGGGTCCGCAGCCGGTCTCCATTACCGCCGAATCGGTAGGCAAGACGATCGCCGGGGCGGCGTTCAAGGGCGACGGCAATGACCTGGTGGTGGACACATCGACGTTCTATCGACCGACCCAAGCTGGCGCTTACCCGATCGTGTTGGTGACCTACGAGATCGTTTGCTCGAAGTATCCGGATTCCCCCACCGGGCAAGCGGTAAAGGCATTCATGCAAGCCACAATTGGTGACGGCCAAATTGGTTTGGACGAGTACGGCTACATTCCGCTGCCCAGTTCGTTCCGTGGCAAATTGCTGCCGGTGGTGAACGCCATCGCGTGA
- a CDS encoding Ku protein, with protein sequence MRSIWKGSIAFGLVNVPVKVYSATQDHDIKFHQVHAKDNGRIRYQRICEVDGEVVEFRDIARAYESDDGQSVIITDEDIATLPEERSREIEVLEFVPASDVDPMMFDRSYFLEPDSKSSKSYVLLAKTLAETDRMAIVHFTLRNKTRLAALRVKDFGKRDVMVVHTLLWPDEIRDPDFPVLDKEVDIKPAELKMAGQVVESMAEDFNPDRYHDTYQEQLQELVEAKLQGGEAFTVEDQPKELDETEDVSDLLAKLEASVKARSGDGQEPAKKAAAKKAPAKKAAAKTGAKKATKKATAKKAPAKQTAKAASK encoded by the coding sequence ATGCGCTCCATCTGGAAGGGTTCGATCGCCTTCGGGCTCGTCAATGTGCCGGTCAAGGTCTACAGCGCGACCCAAGACCATGACATCAAGTTCCACCAGGTGCATGCCAAGGACAACGGGCGCATCCGGTACCAACGCATTTGCGAGGTCGACGGCGAAGTCGTGGAATTTCGTGACATCGCGCGGGCCTACGAATCCGACGACGGCCAATCGGTGATCATCACCGACGAGGACATCGCCACCCTGCCCGAAGAGCGCAGCCGCGAGATCGAAGTTCTCGAGTTCGTCCCTGCCAGCGATGTCGACCCGATGATGTTCGACCGCAGTTACTTCTTGGAGCCCGATTCCAAATCCTCCAAATCCTATGTGCTGCTGGCGAAGACGCTCGCCGAGACCGACCGGATGGCGATCGTGCACTTCACGCTGCGCAACAAGACCCGGCTGGCGGCGTTGCGCGTCAAGGACTTCGGCAAGCGCGACGTGATGGTGGTGCACACACTGCTCTGGCCCGACGAGATCCGTGACCCCGATTTCCCGGTGCTGGACAAAGAAGTCGACATCAAGCCCGCCGAACTCAAGATGGCCGGTCAGGTCGTGGAATCGATGGCCGAGGACTTCAACCCCGACCGCTACCACGACACCTACCAGGAACAGCTGCAGGAACTGGTAGAGGCCAAACTGCAAGGCGGCGAAGCGTTTACGGTCGAAGATCAACCGAAGGAGCTGGACGAGACCGAAGACGTGTCGGACCTGCTGGCCAAGTTGGAGGCCAGCGTCAAAGCGCGCTCAGGAGACGGTCAGGAACCGGCCAAGAAGGCCGCGGCGAAGAAGGCACCGGCCAAGAAGGCAGCAGCGAAAACAGGGGCCAAAAAGGCGACGAAGAAAGCAACCGCCAAGAAGGCACCGGCCAAGCAGACGGCGAAAGCGGCGTCAAAGTAA
- a CDS encoding serine/threonine-protein kinase PknD — MTNTGTNSRVGSRFGPYELVRLIGRGGMGEVYEAEDTRKHRVVALKLISSQFSDNPVFRARMQREADTAGRLTEPHIVPIHDYGDIDGQFFVEMRLIDGVSLRSMLTQYGPLTPARAVAVVRQIAAALDAAHASGVTHRDVKPENILIAAGDFAYLVDFGIARAAHDPELTQSGMAVGTYNYMAPERFTNDEVTYRADIYALACVLGECLTGSPPYRADSVERLIASHLMEPPPRPSVLRPGRVPEALDRVIAKGMAKNPQERYMTAGDLAMAAHEALTTPEQRQEATILRQGDNATLIAPIPEQNFGVGSGSYGIRNTGASGSHPQTERAMAPPPQYRTGDETMAQPVPPNNGGWANTSNPSDQWTQAAPVANAGGWVSQPGVATGIAPVGPRPGGSPPFAQPAQQRPPAPPPKKRKKRKKLIIGAIAAVVVLVAAIGITALLLNKSSGDDGPKADPSGQTVLPFTGLNFRLSPGGVAVDNNGTVYVTNQGMYGKVVALATGHSPTVKPFNGLYEPQGIAVDSSGKLYVSDFNNRVVALGAGSNNQVELPFNGLNYPEGVAVDAQGDVFVADRGNNRVLEVASGADAQTVLPFNGLKNPDGVAVDSNGNIYVTDTDNNRVLMLDAGTSNQTVLPFTGLTAPWGIAVDGAGNVYVTEHDNNVVVKLPAGATASVELPFNGLNTPLSVAVDKNSNVYVADRGNGRVLKIPQGK, encoded by the coding sequence GTGACCAACACCGGGACGAATTCGCGGGTGGGGTCGCGCTTCGGGCCTTACGAGCTGGTGCGACTGATCGGCCGAGGCGGCATGGGCGAGGTGTACGAGGCTGAGGACACCCGCAAGCACCGTGTGGTGGCGTTGAAGCTCATCTCCTCGCAGTTCTCCGACAACCCGGTCTTCCGCGCGCGCATGCAACGCGAGGCAGACACCGCCGGACGGCTGACCGAACCGCACATCGTCCCGATCCATGACTACGGCGACATCGACGGCCAGTTCTTCGTCGAGATGCGACTGATCGACGGCGTCTCGTTGCGGTCCATGCTGACCCAGTACGGTCCGCTCACCCCGGCTCGCGCGGTGGCCGTCGTGCGGCAGATCGCCGCGGCGTTGGACGCCGCGCACGCCAGCGGCGTCACCCACCGCGACGTCAAGCCGGAAAACATCTTGATCGCAGCCGGCGACTTCGCCTACTTGGTGGACTTCGGCATCGCCCGCGCCGCCCACGATCCGGAGCTGACCCAGAGCGGGATGGCCGTCGGCACCTACAACTACATGGCCCCGGAACGGTTCACCAACGACGAGGTGACCTACCGCGCCGATATCTACGCGTTGGCCTGCGTGTTGGGCGAATGCTTGACCGGGTCGCCGCCTTATCGGGCCGACAGCGTGGAACGGTTGATCGCCTCGCACCTGATGGAGCCGCCGCCGCGCCCGAGTGTGCTTCGGCCCGGGCGGGTCCCGGAAGCCTTGGATCGAGTGATCGCCAAGGGCATGGCCAAGAACCCGCAGGAGCGTTACATGACCGCCGGCGACCTGGCGATGGCCGCCCATGAAGCGCTCACCACCCCCGAACAGCGCCAGGAAGCCACCATCCTTCGCCAAGGTGACAACGCGACCCTGATCGCGCCCATCCCGGAGCAGAACTTCGGCGTCGGCTCCGGCAGCTACGGAATCCGCAACACAGGAGCCTCGGGTTCGCATCCGCAGACCGAGCGGGCTATGGCTCCGCCGCCGCAGTACCGGACCGGTGACGAGACCATGGCCCAGCCGGTGCCGCCCAACAACGGCGGCTGGGCCAACACGTCCAACCCGTCCGACCAGTGGACCCAGGCCGCGCCCGTCGCGAATGCGGGCGGCTGGGTCAGCCAACCGGGAGTGGCGACCGGAATCGCACCCGTAGGACCGCGCCCGGGTGGATCGCCCCCCTTCGCCCAGCCTGCGCAGCAACGCCCGCCTGCTCCGCCGCCCAAGAAGCGCAAGAAGCGCAAGAAGCTGATCATCGGTGCCATCGCGGCGGTGGTGGTGCTCGTCGCCGCGATCGGCATCACCGCGCTGCTGCTCAACAAGTCCTCCGGTGATGACGGCCCGAAGGCCGACCCCTCCGGACAGACCGTGTTGCCCTTCACCGGCCTGAACTTCCGCCTCTCCCCCGGCGGGGTCGCGGTGGACAACAACGGCACCGTCTACGTCACCAACCAGGGCATGTACGGCAAGGTCGTCGCGCTGGCAACAGGACACAGCCCGACGGTCAAGCCGTTCAACGGACTCTACGAACCGCAGGGCATAGCGGTGGACAGCTCCGGCAAGCTCTACGTCTCCGACTTCAACAACCGCGTGGTCGCGTTGGGGGCGGGGTCCAACAACCAGGTCGAGCTGCCGTTCAACGGGCTCAACTACCCCGAGGGTGTGGCCGTGGACGCTCAGGGCGATGTGTTCGTCGCCGACCGGGGCAACAACAGGGTGCTCGAGGTGGCATCGGGCGCCGACGCCCAGACCGTCCTGCCGTTCAACGGCCTGAAGAATCCCGACGGGGTGGCGGTGGACAGCAACGGCAACATCTACGTCACCGACACCGACAACAACCGGGTGCTGATGCTCGACGCCGGGACCAGCAACCAGACCGTGCTGCCGTTCACCGGTCTCACCGCGCCGTGGGGTATCGCCGTGGACGGCGCGGGCAATGTCTACGTCACCGAACACGACAACAACGTGGTCGTGAAGTTGCCGGCCGGAGCGACGGCCTCGGTCGAGCTGCCGTTCAACGGCCTGAACACACCGTTGTCCGTGGCGGTCGACAAGAACAGCAATGTCTACGTCGCCGACCGCGGTAACGGCCGGGTGCTCAAGATCCCGCAGGGCAAGTAA